The following proteins are co-located in the Imtechella halotolerans genome:
- the nrfA gene encoding ammonia-forming cytochrome c nitrite reductase, whose protein sequence is MKNKVLFVVTILVVFLLGLLASSIINRKNEAKYKYVPQVDIGENEPRNEVWGKNYPQEYQSYLQTSDTTFSSYQGGGAMRDVLEEDPRLVVLWAGYGFSKDYSQGRGHYYAIEDIHNTLRTGAPKGEGDGPMPSTCWTCKSPDVPRLMNEIGVTEFYSGKWADKGHEVVNPIGCADCHDSKTMKLQITRPALVEAFESMGKDITKATHQEMRSLVCAQCHVEYYFNKNLPGKEGVPYLVFPWKNGFSAENMEQYYDDIDFQDWTHDISKAPMLKAQHPGYEVFMTGVHADRGVSCADCHMPYKSEGGQKYTDHHIQSPLNNTANACQVCHREETTKLVANVYERQQKFNESRLKLEDLLVKAHIEAGKCWELGATTEQMKAILTDIRHAQWRWDYAAASHGGSFHSPVESARVVASGLVIAQEARVKLARMLAELGHNKPVEMPDLSTKEKAQKFIGLDMEKLRREKKEFKQNVLPQWLKAAKEREAKMDIAKVN, encoded by the coding sequence ATGAAAAATAAAGTCCTTTTTGTTGTAACCATACTGGTAGTATTCCTCCTTGGACTATTAGCCTCTAGTATAATAAACCGAAAAAATGAGGCTAAGTACAAATATGTGCCTCAGGTTGATATAGGTGAAAATGAGCCTAGAAATGAAGTATGGGGTAAAAATTACCCACAAGAATATCAATCCTATTTACAAACCTCCGATACTACATTTAGTTCCTACCAGGGTGGTGGTGCCATGCGTGATGTCCTAGAGGAGGATCCTCGATTGGTAGTTCTTTGGGCGGGCTATGGTTTTTCAAAAGATTATAGTCAAGGTAGAGGCCACTATTATGCAATTGAGGATATTCATAACACTTTAAGAACAGGAGCTCCCAAGGGAGAAGGAGATGGACCTATGCCCTCAACATGTTGGACTTGTAAAAGTCCCGATGTCCCAAGGTTAATGAATGAAATAGGAGTTACAGAATTCTATTCAGGTAAATGGGCTGATAAAGGTCATGAAGTGGTTAATCCTATTGGGTGTGCGGATTGCCATGATTCTAAAACCATGAAATTACAAATTACCCGCCCAGCACTAGTTGAAGCCTTTGAAAGTATGGGGAAAGACATTACCAAAGCTACCCACCAAGAAATGCGTTCATTAGTATGTGCACAATGTCATGTGGAGTACTATTTTAACAAAAACCTACCTGGAAAAGAAGGAGTACCTTATTTAGTATTTCCTTGGAAAAATGGATTCTCTGCGGAAAATATGGAGCAATATTATGATGATATTGATTTTCAAGACTGGACTCATGATATCAGTAAAGCTCCTATGTTAAAAGCACAACATCCAGGTTACGAAGTTTTTATGACCGGAGTTCATGCTGACAGAGGGGTATCTTGCGCCGATTGTCATATGCCATATAAAAGTGAGGGAGGTCAAAAATATACGGATCATCATATACAGTCCCCCCTAAACAATACTGCTAATGCTTGTCAAGTTTGCCATAGAGAAGAAACAACTAAACTAGTTGCTAATGTTTATGAACGACAGCAAAAATTCAATGAAAGCAGACTTAAATTAGAAGATCTTTTGGTTAAGGCACATATAGAAGCTGGAAAATGCTGGGAATTAGGAGCCACAACAGAACAAATGAAGGCTATATTAACTGACATACGACATGCTCAATGGAGATGGGATTATGCTGCCGCCTCCCATGGCGGATCATTCCATTCCCCTGTAGAATCGGCCAGAGTTGTCGCTAGTGGTTTAGTAATTGCTCAAGAAGCCCGTGTAAAACTAGCCCGAATGTTGGCAGAATTAGGCCACAATAAACCAGTTGAAATGCCAGACTTATCTACTAAAGAAAAGGCCCAAAAATTTATTGGTCTTGACATGGAAAAACTACGTAGAGAAAAAAAGGAATTTAAACAAAATGTGCTGCCTCAATGGTTAAAAGCAGCAAAAGAACGTGAAGCGAAAATGGACATTGCGAAAGTAAATTAA
- a CDS encoding RrF2 family transcriptional regulator, with amino-acid sequence MLSNSSKYAINAVLYIAVNASENQKIGVKEVADAIQIPSPFLAKLLQTLAKKNVITSTKGPGGGFFLTEENQKLPLMEVVEHIDGSEKFSMCVLGLKECSEESPCPIHHSVQPFKVSFLHELRHNSIASFAEKVKKGETFLFIQ; translated from the coding sequence ATGTTGTCAAATTCCAGCAAGTATGCCATCAATGCAGTATTGTATATTGCCGTTAATGCTTCTGAAAATCAAAAGATAGGCGTAAAAGAAGTTGCTGATGCCATACAAATACCATCTCCGTTTCTTGCCAAACTGTTACAAACTTTGGCGAAGAAAAACGTTATAACCTCTACAAAAGGACCTGGCGGAGGCTTTTTCCTTACTGAAGAAAACCAAAAATTGCCTCTTATGGAGGTAGTAGAACATATTGACGGCTCTGAAAAGTTTTCAATGTGTGTTCTGGGACTCAAGGAATGTTCTGAAGAAAGTCCTTGCCCTATCCATCACAGTGTACAACCGTTTAAGGTGAGTTTTCTGCATGAATTAAGACACAATTCGATAGCTTCATTTGCAGAAAAAGTTAAAAAAGGGGAAACCTTTCTTTTTATTCAATAA
- a CDS encoding DUF2797 domain-containing protein, with product MFEGVLVKMKSELQIPIQYYLEMKEDFIHLNQALDKTFQITFLNYECLNCGKNLPIYRQGFCKSCFFEVPQAADWVMRPELSKAHLGIEERDLSYEKEMQLQPHIVYLANSSEVKVGVTRKSQIPTRWIDQGAHEAILLVEVPNRYLAGITEVALKNHISDKTNWRKMLSNDVEDVNLEAVKEKLAEFIPEEVKPYYVDTKLTEEHLNFPVLQYPTKVKSLNLDKTSDYKGVLKGIKGQYLIFEDGTVFNVRANEGYCVRINIGFIE from the coding sequence ATGTTTGAAGGTGTACTCGTAAAAATGAAATCTGAATTACAAATTCCTATTCAATACTATCTAGAAATGAAGGAAGATTTCATTCATCTTAATCAAGCTTTGGATAAGACTTTTCAGATAACATTTCTTAATTATGAATGCCTGAATTGTGGAAAGAATCTGCCTATCTACCGTCAGGGTTTTTGTAAAAGTTGTTTTTTTGAGGTTCCTCAAGCTGCTGATTGGGTTATGCGACCTGAACTTAGCAAGGCTCATCTCGGCATAGAAGAAAGGGATTTATCCTATGAGAAAGAAATGCAACTTCAACCGCATATTGTGTATTTGGCTAATTCTAGTGAAGTTAAAGTTGGGGTGACACGTAAAAGCCAAATCCCTACTAGATGGATTGATCAAGGAGCACATGAGGCCATTTTACTTGTAGAAGTACCTAATAGGTATTTAGCAGGTATTACTGAGGTTGCTCTTAAAAATCATATTTCTGATAAAACTAACTGGAGAAAAATGCTAAGTAATGATGTTGAAGATGTTAATCTTGAAGCAGTTAAAGAGAAGTTAGCAGAATTTATTCCAGAAGAGGTAAAGCCTTATTATGTGGATACTAAGTTAACTGAGGAACATTTGAATTTCCCAGTGTTACAATATCCTACTAAAGTAAAAAGTCTTAATCTAGATAAAACATCAGACTACAAGGGTGTCCTAAAAGGAATTAAAGGACAGTATCTTATTTTTGAAGACGGGACAGTTTTTAATGTAAGAGCCAATGAAGGCTATTGTGTGCGAATTAATATTGGATTTATTGAATAA
- the nrfH gene encoding cytochrome c nitrite reductase small subunit — translation MFKIQHLLPTKKSKWRTTAVFLIAVVLGMGLFMAKEAEVVSYLSDDPQACVNCHVMTPVYNSWMHSSHREWTSCNDCHVPHDNILNTYYFKAKDGLYHASVFTLRAEPEVIKMREESQKVVQENCLRCHVQQVTQTKYEGWISTHSENRTDRTCWSCHREVPHGRIHGNSTIRYNIAPLPTDQETNIIPDWLDKEIKNTKK, via the coding sequence ATGTTCAAAATACAACACTTACTCCCTACTAAAAAGTCAAAATGGCGAACAACAGCAGTATTTCTCATTGCGGTAGTATTGGGAATGGGGCTTTTTATGGCTAAAGAGGCTGAGGTTGTATCCTATCTTTCCGATGATCCACAAGCTTGTGTTAACTGTCATGTAATGACACCAGTTTACAATAGCTGGATGCATAGTTCACACCGGGAATGGACTTCATGTAACGATTGTCATGTACCTCATGATAATATTTTAAATACCTACTATTTCAAAGCGAAAGATGGCCTATACCATGCTTCCGTATTTACATTACGAGCAGAACCTGAAGTAATCAAAATGCGCGAGGAATCTCAAAAAGTAGTTCAAGAAAACTGTTTGCGTTGCCATGTTCAACAAGTTACACAGACAAAATATGAAGGATGGATATCAACCCATAGTGAAAATAGAACAGACAGAACATGTTGGAGTTGTCACCGTGAAGTGCCTCACGGAAGAATTCACGGTAATTCAACCATACGATATAATATAGCACCATTACCCACAGATCAGGAAACCAACATCATACCTGATTGGCTTGACAAAGAAATAAAAAATACCAAAAAATAA
- a CDS encoding alginate export family protein, whose protein sequence is MKIFKALFIIFMTLLLCSQTWAQGEFSLTADVRSRFEYRHGFSTLFPDDADPAAFVNQRTRLNLQYNNERLKLFMSVQDVSTWGDTPQILPTDGNDSFSLFQAWAQLLLNENWSIKAGRQVLSYDDQRILGGLDWAMQGRFHDALLVKYAKNKLALDIGGAFNQEKTANFNTAFTTQGAFSYKSMQYFHLHQEIDKAGLSILFLNTGFQKFTNNNYASPNGVAYRQTAGAYTTFPIGMLKFEASGYYQFGKFTENSEISAYQISLDGSYKTNNVLFGLGMEMLSGTDQNGDSKIKSFIPLYGTNHKFNGYMDYFYVGNHAYSVGLNDLHARVNIGFTDRSNLLIKAHYFIANANLALDADPYLGTEIDLVFTQKILKDVKLDVGYSHMFASESMSLIKAGAPHDNTNNWAWAQLSINPSLFNTKKD, encoded by the coding sequence ATGAAAATTTTCAAAGCTTTATTTATCATTTTTATGACCCTTTTGTTATGTTCACAGACATGGGCTCAAGGTGAATTCTCTCTTACTGCGGATGTCAGATCCCGTTTTGAATATCGTCATGGATTTAGTACGCTATTCCCTGATGATGCTGATCCAGCCGCCTTCGTTAATCAACGAACAAGGCTTAACCTGCAATACAACAACGAACGACTCAAATTATTTATGAGCGTCCAAGATGTCAGTACGTGGGGTGATACTCCACAAATTTTACCAACTGATGGAAACGACTCATTTTCTCTTTTTCAAGCTTGGGCGCAACTTCTCCTTAATGAAAATTGGTCAATTAAAGCAGGTAGACAAGTCCTTTCTTATGATGACCAACGAATCTTAGGTGGATTGGATTGGGCAATGCAAGGTCGCTTTCATGACGCTCTTTTAGTAAAATACGCAAAAAACAAATTGGCTCTGGACATCGGAGGAGCCTTCAACCAAGAGAAAACAGCTAATTTTAACACTGCTTTTACAACACAAGGGGCCTTCTCATACAAAAGCATGCAATACTTTCATTTGCATCAGGAAATAGACAAGGCAGGATTAAGTATATTATTTTTAAATACTGGATTTCAAAAATTCACGAACAATAACTACGCTTCCCCAAATGGAGTAGCCTATAGACAAACCGCCGGTGCATATACAACCTTCCCTATCGGTATGCTCAAGTTTGAAGCAAGCGGCTATTACCAATTTGGAAAATTTACAGAAAATTCCGAAATTTCAGCTTACCAAATATCTTTAGACGGTTCCTATAAGACTAATAATGTACTATTTGGCTTAGGAATGGAAATGCTTAGTGGAACTGACCAAAATGGAGACTCTAAAATCAAATCCTTTATTCCTCTTTATGGAACCAACCATAAATTCAATGGATATATGGACTATTTTTATGTGGGGAATCATGCATATAGTGTGGGTCTTAATGACCTGCACGCCAGGGTAAATATTGGATTTACAGACAGATCAAATCTACTAATAAAGGCACATTATTTTATTGCAAATGCAAATTTAGCTTTGGATGCTGATCCCTATTTAGGTACAGAGATTGATCTTGTGTTTACACAAAAGATTCTGAAAGATGTTAAACTTGATGTAGGCTATTCACATATGTTCGCCTCAGAAAGTATGAGTTTAATAAAGGCAGGAGCACCACATGATAATACCAATAATTGGGCGTGGGCACAACTTTCTATAAATCCTTCTTTATTTAACACCAAAAAGGATTAA
- a CDS encoding arsenosugar biosynthesis-associated peroxidase-like protein codes for MQKTYYDPADLKKFNSITEWNEELGTKFFEYYAKVFEEGSLTAREKSLIALAVAHTVQCPYCIDAYTGDGLQRGITKEEMMEALHVAAAIRGGASLVHGVQMMNKYNKLSM; via the coding sequence ATGCAGAAAACATACTACGACCCGGCCGATTTAAAGAAATTCAACTCTATTACTGAATGGAATGAGGAGCTAGGAACTAAATTTTTCGAATATTATGCTAAGGTGTTTGAAGAAGGAAGTTTAACTGCTCGTGAAAAGTCTCTTATTGCATTAGCAGTTGCACATACTGTCCAATGTCCTTACTGTATTGATGCCTACACGGGAGATGGCTTGCAACGCGGTATAACCAAAGAAGAAATGATGGAAGCACTCCATGTTGCAGCAGCAATTAGAGGAGGAGCTTCTCTAGTGCATGGCGTACAAATGATGAATAAATACAATAAACTTTCCATGTAA
- a CDS encoding c-type cytochrome, with translation MKMRLHITLATLLTTFLISCGSKEEKKEGFSYERKTEPKEQEAPPKTTITGATVDLTNKGIGPVKSVTISETIDQSMASQGEELFKSLCAACHKPTKKFIGPAPINILERRSPEWVMNMIMNPEQMIKEDPIAIQLLKEANGAPMANQNVSEEQARAILEYFRTIK, from the coding sequence ATGAAAATGCGTTTACACATTACCTTAGCTACGCTACTTACTACATTTTTAATTAGTTGCGGAAGTAAAGAGGAAAAGAAGGAAGGGTTCTCTTACGAACGTAAAACGGAGCCTAAAGAGCAAGAAGCTCCGCCTAAAACAACTATTACTGGAGCCACAGTAGATTTAACCAATAAAGGGATTGGTCCTGTAAAATCGGTTACTATAAGTGAAACTATAGATCAGAGCATGGCATCTCAAGGAGAAGAATTATTTAAATCACTTTGTGCAGCCTGCCATAAACCAACTAAAAAGTTTATAGGCCCGGCTCCTATTAATATTTTAGAACGTCGCTCTCCAGAGTGGGTTATGAATATGATAATGAATCCAGAGCAGATGATAAAGGAAGACCCTATTGCTATCCAATTGCTAAAAGAGGCTAATGGTGCGCCAATGGCCAACCAAAATGTCAGCGAAGAACAGGCTAGGGCTATTTTAGAATACTTCAGAACCATTAAATAG
- a CDS encoding GH3 auxin-responsive promoter family protein, protein MPITIFNSIASWFLKKRIHQMELFIKYPNEVQQELLNQLLQTAQYTYYGKMYDFSNIRNYEQFRSKVPVVRYEEMEPFIERTRCGEQNVFWPTPIRWFAKSSGTTNAKSKFIPVSEEALQDCHYKSSKDLLCLYLNNNEDSQLFTGKSLRLGGSKQLYEDKGTYFGDLSAILIDNMPIWAEFSSTPSNKVSLMSEWETKMQAIIKEAVHENVTSLAGVPSWMLVLLNNALETTGKNHLLELWENLEVYFHGGVSFTPYREQYHKLIPKDSFNYYEIYNASEGFFAIQDRNHSDELLLMLDYGVFYEFIPMDTYGTPHEKVIPLWDVEVGKNYAIVITTNAGLWRYLIGDTVRFTSIAPHRIKITGRTKHFINVFGEELIIENTEEALKRTCKATGAELIDYTVAPVFMKGKSKGAHEWLIEFKTFPGSIANFAQLLDLELQKLNSDYEAKRYNNMTLSPLILHTARPQLFYDWLKAHDKLGGQHKVPRLSNERKHLDELLQMNVKN, encoded by the coding sequence ATGCCCATAACAATATTTAACTCTATTGCCTCATGGTTTTTAAAGAAAAGGATTCATCAAATGGAACTTTTCATCAAGTATCCTAATGAAGTACAGCAGGAGTTACTGAACCAATTATTACAGACAGCTCAATACACGTATTATGGAAAAATGTACGATTTCTCTAATATTAGAAATTATGAGCAATTTAGATCTAAAGTACCAGTGGTTCGTTATGAAGAAATGGAACCATTTATAGAGCGAACGCGATGCGGAGAACAAAATGTCTTTTGGCCAACACCCATTCGTTGGTTTGCAAAAAGTAGTGGAACTACAAATGCCAAAAGCAAATTCATACCTGTAAGTGAAGAAGCTTTACAGGACTGTCACTACAAATCAAGCAAAGACTTGCTATGTCTATATCTAAATAACAATGAAGACTCCCAGCTTTTCACAGGAAAAAGCCTAAGGCTTGGTGGTAGCAAACAACTTTATGAAGATAAAGGAACCTACTTTGGTGATCTTTCAGCTATACTAATAGACAATATGCCAATATGGGCTGAGTTTAGTAGTACACCAAGTAACAAAGTTTCTCTTATGAGTGAATGGGAGACAAAAATGCAAGCAATTATTAAAGAAGCTGTACATGAAAATGTGACCAGCTTAGCAGGAGTTCCCTCCTGGATGTTAGTTTTATTAAACAATGCATTGGAAACTACTGGAAAAAACCATTTACTTGAACTTTGGGAAAACCTAGAAGTTTATTTTCACGGTGGTGTGAGTTTCACTCCTTATCGTGAACAATACCATAAACTGATCCCTAAAGATTCATTTAATTATTACGAAATATATAATGCCTCTGAAGGGTTTTTTGCCATACAAGACAGGAATCATTCGGATGAATTGCTTCTAATGTTAGATTATGGAGTTTTCTACGAATTTATTCCTATGGACACCTATGGAACCCCACATGAAAAAGTAATTCCTCTATGGGACGTTGAAGTAGGAAAAAACTATGCAATTGTTATTACTACTAATGCGGGTTTATGGCGTTATCTAATTGGGGATACAGTACGATTCACAAGTATTGCTCCTCATCGCATAAAAATAACAGGACGTACTAAACATTTCATTAATGTTTTTGGGGAAGAATTAATCATTGAGAATACAGAAGAAGCGCTAAAAAGAACATGTAAGGCCACTGGGGCCGAATTAATAGATTATACAGTTGCCCCAGTATTTATGAAAGGCAAAAGCAAGGGAGCACATGAATGGCTTATTGAATTCAAAACTTTCCCTGGAAGTATCGCAAATTTCGCCCAACTATTAGACCTTGAGTTACAAAAACTTAACTCTGACTATGAAGCTAAGCGCTATAACAACATGACATTAAGCCCTCTAATTTTACATACCGCTAGACCACAACTTTTTTATGATTGGTTAAAAGCACATGATAAGTTAGGTGGTCAACATAAAGTTCCAAGGCTGTCTAATGAGCGTAAACATCTAGATGAATTACTTCAGATGAATGTAAAGAATTAA
- the arsS gene encoding arsenosugar biosynthesis radical SAM (seleno)protein ArsS (Some members of this family are selenoproteins.), producing the protein MATKSLFARHNSLANTKTQLEILNNNELFGPKGLPTFNQQAEKFNSFPLRPIDLEILQINMGYMCNQVCAHCHVDAGPDRKEIMSKETLSQCLTILKNSKVHTIDLTGGAPEMNPHFRWFIEEVSQLGIRDIIVRSNLTILRANKKYLDLPEFFKKHNIHIISSMPHWTRGKTDQQRGEGVFEKSIQALKRLNEIGYGMPESNLQLDLVYNPSGAFLPTSQNALEIEFKKALLADFDIHFHKLFALTNLPISRFLEYLIASDNYEDYMQELVEAFNPITLNNIMCKNTLSIRWDGNIYDCDFNQMLDLKIASTCQNIAEFNIEQITKRNIITSQHCYGCTAGAGSSCQGSVI; encoded by the coding sequence ATGGCAACCAAATCCTTGTTCGCAAGACATAATTCTCTTGCAAATACAAAAACCCAGCTTGAAATATTAAATAATAACGAACTTTTTGGACCTAAGGGTTTGCCTACTTTTAATCAGCAAGCCGAAAAATTTAATTCGTTTCCTTTAAGACCAATTGACCTTGAAATATTACAAATAAATATGGGGTATATGTGCAATCAAGTATGCGCACATTGTCATGTAGACGCTGGACCTGATCGGAAGGAGATAATGTCTAAGGAAACCTTATCCCAGTGCCTTACAATTCTGAAAAACTCCAAAGTACATACAATTGATCTTACAGGAGGAGCACCTGAAATGAATCCTCATTTTCGTTGGTTTATCGAAGAAGTATCTCAACTAGGCATTAGAGATATCATAGTCCGTTCAAACCTAACTATCCTAAGAGCTAATAAAAAATACCTTGATCTTCCTGAGTTTTTCAAAAAACATAACATTCATATTATATCCTCTATGCCGCATTGGACAAGAGGAAAAACAGACCAACAACGTGGTGAAGGTGTATTTGAAAAATCTATTCAAGCCTTGAAACGGCTTAACGAAATAGGTTACGGTATGCCAGAAAGCAATCTACAATTAGATTTGGTATACAACCCATCTGGAGCTTTTCTTCCCACTTCTCAAAATGCACTAGAGATCGAATTCAAAAAAGCACTATTAGCGGACTTTGACATTCATTTTCATAAGCTATTTGCTCTTACTAATCTTCCAATTAGTAGATTTTTAGAATACCTCATAGCATCAGACAACTACGAAGACTATATGCAAGAACTAGTGGAAGCATTTAATCCGATTACCCTGAACAACATTATGTGTAAAAACACGCTATCTATACGATGGGATGGGAATATTTATGACTGTGATTTTAACCAAATGCTTGACCTTAAAATAGCATCGACCTGCCAAAATATTGCCGAATTTAATATTGAACAAATTACAAAACGAAACATCATAACATCACAACACTGTTATGGTTGTACGGCAGGAGCTGGTAGTAGTTGTCAAGGAAGTGTTATTTAA